From the Halichoerus grypus chromosome 3, mHalGry1.hap1.1, whole genome shotgun sequence genome, one window contains:
- the LETM2 gene encoding LETM1 domain-containing protein LETM2, mitochondrial, translating into MAFYSYKTVLAIARTRFPSYFVHPTSSSYSPSFAFLHLPDSHLNKTYMKNCVSKKYSYPNQSGNKVLHLQTRIIQKLHTSTCWLQEVPGKPQLEQTPKKPQVTSPQPTKGPGMKIKEEKRSYRQRIMDELKYYYNGFYLLWIDTKVAARMVWRLLHGQVLTRRERRRLLRTCADFFRLVPFMVFIIVPFMEFLLPAFLKFFPEMLPSTFESESKKEEKQKKKMAAKLELAKFLQETITEMARRNRAKLGDASVQFSSYVKQVQTGHKPSTKEIVRFSKLFEDQLTLEHLDRPQLVALCKLLELQSFGTNNLLRFQLLMKLKSIKADDEVIAREGVSALSVSELQAACRARGMRSLGLTEEQLRQQLTEWQDLHLKENVPPSLLLLSRTFYLIDVKPKPIEIPLSGESPKPDIPVESPTSPESKETLVDLAPSLKGTKDEEFIQLPPVPSSPTTPSTPIPLPKGPITSAKEATLQAKSQKTTQNSKASSKGA; encoded by the exons ATGGCCTTCTACAGTTATAAAACAGTCTTAGCTATTGCCCGAACAAG ATTCCCTAGCTATTTTGTCCATCCTACCAGCTCTTCTTATTCcccatcatttgcatttcttcacTTGCCAGATTcccatttaaataaaacatacatgaaGAACTGTGTAAGCAAGAAGTACTCCTATCCTAATCAGTCAGGCAATAAAGTACTTCACTTACAAACTAGAATAATACAAAAGCTACACACGTCAACTTGCTGGTTACAAGAGGTCCCTGGTAAACCTCAGCTGGAGCAAACCCCGAAAAAGCCCCAGGTGACAAGTCCTCAGCCCACAAAAGGACCTGGCATGAAGATTAAGGAAGAAAAGCGATCTTATAGACAAAGAATTATGGATGAACTTAAATATTATTACAATGGATTCTACTTGCTATGGATTGACACCAAAGTTGCTGCCAGAATGGTTTGGAGGCTGTTGCATGGGCAGGTGCTGACCAGACGAGAGAGACGAAGG CTCTTGAGGACTTGTGCTGATTTCTTCCGCCTGGTTCCATTTATGGTGTTCATAATTGTACCCTTCATGGAATTCTTATTACCGGCATTTCTGAAATTCTTCCCAGAGATGTTGCCATCAACTTTTGAAAGTGAATCCAAAAAG gaggaaaaacagaaaaagaaaatggctgcAAAGTTGGAACTAGCAAAATTTCTTCAAGAAACGATTACAGAAATGGCAAGGAGGAACAGGGCCAAGCTGGGAGACGCCTCCGTACAGTTCTCCTCCTATGTCAAACAG GTCCAGACAGGCCACAAGCCCAGCACAAAGGAGATAGTTCGCTTTTCCAAACTATTTGAAGATCAGCTAACCTTGGAGCACCTAGATCGACCTCAGCTGGTTGCCCTCTGCAAGCTTCTAGAGTTGCAGTCCTTTGGAACCAACAATTTGCTCCGCTTTCAACTTCTGATGAAACTAAAGTCTATAAAAGCAGATGATGAA GTAATTGCCAGAGAAGGGGTGAGTGCTTTGAGCGTGTCAGAACTGCAAGCCGCCTGCAGGGCCCGGGGTATGAGATCCCTGGGTCTCACTGAGGAACAACTGAGACAGCAGCTCACAGAG TGGCAGGACCTCCACCTGAAGGAGAACGTCCCTCCTTCTCTGTTGCTTCTGTCACGAACCTTCTACCTGATAGATGTGAAGCCAAAGCCGATTGAGATACCACTAAGCGGGGAG TCTCCAAAACCAGATATTCCTGTGGAATCACCTACTTCTCCTGAATCTAAAGAGACGCTGGTGGATTTAGCACCTTCACTGAAGGGAACTAAG GATGAAGAATTTATACAGCTGCCGCCCGTTCCCTCGTCCCCCACAACACCATCAACGCCTATCCCATTACCTAAAGGACCCATCACTTCTGCTAAAGAAGCT ACGCTCCAGGCCAAATCACAAAAGACAACGCAGAACAGCAAGGCGAGTTCAAAAGGAGCATAA